One Streptomyces sp. SAI-135 DNA segment encodes these proteins:
- a CDS encoding NUDIX domain-containing protein: protein MGRIDYLHDPDAPPANSVVPSVVAFVQNDAGQVLMIQRSDNGRWALPGGGHDVGESISDTVVREVWEETGVKAEVVDMSGIYTDPGHVMQYDDGEVRQQFSICFRARPVGGELRTSNETTQVRWVDPADLKALDVHPTMRLRIEHAMDQVRTAPYIG from the coding sequence ATGGGACGCATCGACTACCTTCACGACCCCGACGCCCCGCCGGCCAACTCGGTGGTGCCCTCCGTCGTGGCGTTCGTGCAGAACGATGCGGGACAGGTGCTGATGATCCAGAGGTCGGACAATGGCCGTTGGGCTCTGCCCGGCGGCGGGCACGACGTCGGTGAGTCCATCAGTGACACCGTGGTCCGCGAGGTCTGGGAAGAGACGGGCGTCAAGGCCGAAGTCGTAGACATGTCCGGCATCTACACTGACCCGGGTCACGTGATGCAGTACGACGATGGCGAGGTACGCCAGCAGTTCAGCATTTGCTTCCGCGCGCGGCCGGTCGGCGGTGAACTCCGTACGAGTAATGAGACGACTCAGGTCCGCTGGGTCGACCCGGCGGACCTGAAGGCGTTGGACGTGCACCCCACGATGCGGCTCCGGATCGAGCACGCGATGGACCAGGTGCGGACGGCGCCCTACATCGGCTGA
- the traB gene encoding plasmid transfer protein TraB, producing the protein MARQWTDQDGRSYPLAVTGMNEGSGGTVRAYLMNRAKPHLPPWLGWTGTGLVGAVGNWQWGDSPWAGVGLTLASVALTGGTWWMGKSTSEQRRLHSAITVAAGSAWVTAACLSGPTAGPIDDLFLMGGPVLALSWNIRMALRHTPDATGPGGDKGLLEKIGLARAQIGAAKVEPNRVTAPVALDAGSQTNDDMAKALGNLASALDLPTSAVRYTPNPDSNRRGELVIVPEDMLSEVVEWQGPSNLGGSIAEPLVIGRYDDGSLLVMWLPGDPDAGRNSTHGLIAGQSGSGKGDAALNLLTEILSRRDVIVWFSDPKAFQDFAPLRAGLDWDAEGGSQTEVMVAAVEAVIPARTRWLGAHGYRQWVPKAAEQQNDPEHSCRTDGTACGCAGMPFLVAWFEEAANTLRNLGDDAFTGIAQEARSAGVSLIVSLQRPSYDQMSTSTRASLPSVIALGCDARDEGFALPDEVLAQGAHPGAWGNRRPGYCYVVSPGIPEDRYASPGRTRRFTKRAVPVMELLATWAQRNGATADPITAGAATAVAGNAYTGRTDAGTDQQATALRAVTEEDDMDHGGLLVDPEDQHIDPEVDLPELEEGDDAPIFGQEAGRKPSPEEARELFAQALEEFEEAGQMIVGPKDFLDWCDRHHLSRSWVSKRLKEAAIEGRLEQTNTTGRWRIVPVLTAA; encoded by the coding sequence ATGGCTCGACAGTGGACTGATCAGGACGGACGCAGCTACCCGCTCGCCGTCACCGGCATGAACGAGGGTTCGGGCGGCACGGTACGGGCGTACCTGATGAATCGGGCTAAGCCGCATCTGCCGCCGTGGCTCGGCTGGACCGGGACCGGGCTGGTCGGCGCGGTGGGCAACTGGCAGTGGGGCGACAGCCCGTGGGCCGGCGTCGGCCTCACCCTCGCCTCGGTCGCGCTGACCGGCGGAACCTGGTGGATGGGCAAGAGCACCAGCGAACAGCGGCGCCTGCACTCCGCCATCACCGTGGCCGCCGGTTCCGCCTGGGTGACCGCCGCCTGCCTGTCCGGACCGACCGCCGGCCCGATCGACGACCTGTTCCTGATGGGCGGCCCGGTCCTGGCGCTGTCCTGGAACATCCGCATGGCCCTGCGCCACACCCCCGACGCCACCGGCCCCGGGGGCGACAAGGGCCTGCTGGAGAAGATCGGACTCGCGCGGGCGCAGATCGGGGCAGCGAAGGTGGAACCCAACCGGGTCACCGCCCCCGTCGCGCTGGATGCCGGATCGCAGACCAACGACGACATGGCCAAAGCGCTGGGCAACCTCGCCTCCGCCCTGGACCTGCCGACCTCCGCGGTCCGCTACACCCCCAACCCCGACTCCAACCGCCGCGGCGAGCTGGTCATCGTGCCCGAGGACATGCTGTCCGAGGTCGTCGAGTGGCAGGGGCCCTCCAATCTCGGGGGTTCAATCGCTGAGCCGCTGGTCATCGGACGGTACGACGACGGCTCCCTGCTGGTGATGTGGCTGCCCGGTGACCCGGACGCGGGCCGCAACTCCACGCACGGCCTGATCGCCGGCCAGTCCGGCTCCGGAAAGGGCGATGCCGCGCTGAATCTGCTCACGGAGATCCTCTCCCGCAGGGACGTCATCGTGTGGTTCTCCGACCCCAAGGCGTTTCAGGACTTCGCCCCGCTGCGGGCGGGTCTGGACTGGGACGCCGAAGGCGGCAGCCAGACGGAAGTCATGGTGGCGGCCGTTGAGGCGGTCATCCCGGCCCGTACCCGCTGGTTGGGTGCCCACGGCTACCGCCAGTGGGTGCCCAAGGCTGCCGAGCAGCAAAACGACCCGGAGCACTCCTGCCGCACCGATGGCACAGCGTGCGGGTGCGCGGGGATGCCGTTCCTGGTGGCCTGGTTCGAGGAGGCCGCCAACACCCTGCGCAACCTCGGGGACGACGCGTTCACCGGCATCGCGCAGGAGGCCCGCTCCGCCGGCGTCTCGCTGATCGTGTCGCTTCAGCGTCCCTCCTACGACCAGATGTCCACCTCCACCCGCGCCTCCCTGCCGTCCGTGATCGCGCTGGGCTGCGACGCGCGTGATGAGGGATTCGCGCTGCCGGATGAGGTACTGGCACAGGGCGCGCACCCGGGGGCGTGGGGCAACCGGCGGCCCGGATACTGCTACGTCGTCTCCCCCGGCATCCCCGAGGACCGCTACGCCTCCCCAGGCCGCACCCGCCGCTTCACCAAGCGGGCCGTGCCCGTCATGGAGCTGCTGGCCACCTGGGCACAGCGCAACGGCGCCACCGCCGACCCCATCACCGCCGGCGCCGCCACCGCCGTTGCCGGCAACGCGTACACCGGCCGCACGGACGCCGGCACCGACCAGCAGGCAACGGCGCTGCGGGCCGTCACGGAGGAGGACGACATGGACCACGGTGGCCTGCTCGTGGACCCGGAAGACCAGCACATCGACCCCGAGGTTGACCTGCCCGAGCTGGAGGAGGGCGATGACGCCCCGATCTTCGGACAGGAAGCCGGCCGCAAGCCCTCCCCGGAGGAGGCCCGGGAGCTGTTCGCCCAAGCCCTGGAGGAGTTCGAGGAAGCCGGACAGATGATCGTGGGCCCGAAGGACTTCCTGGACTGGTGCGACCGCCACCACCTCTCCCGCTCCTGGGTGTCCAAACGGCTGAAGGAAGCGGCCATCGAGGGCCGCTTGGAGCAGACGAACACCACCGGTCGGTGGCGCATCGTCCCCGTCCTCACGGCCGCCTGA
- a CDS encoding HD domain-containing protein has translation MEWAYPLAESLLAEPLPRRWQHCLGVAQRARTIALVLDQDADLLEAAAVLHDIGYAPDLAKTGFHPLDGARYLRDIASADERVTNLVAHHSCSWLEAEARGLHAELVGEFPRESEHLNDALCYCDMSTTPDGTPTNPIDRINEIAGRYGPDSLIGKFIRRAEPAILDCTCRVLERVAAAKRQPM, from the coding sequence ATGGAGTGGGCCTATCCCCTGGCTGAGTCCCTGCTCGCCGAGCCGTTGCCACGACGCTGGCAGCACTGCTTGGGGGTCGCCCAGAGAGCACGTACGATCGCGCTCGTTCTCGACCAAGACGCGGACCTCTTGGAGGCCGCTGCCGTTCTGCACGACATCGGCTACGCACCGGACCTAGCCAAGACGGGCTTTCACCCACTGGACGGCGCGCGCTACCTGCGGGACATCGCCAGCGCCGACGAACGGGTGACGAATCTGGTGGCTCACCATTCCTGCTCGTGGCTTGAGGCAGAGGCGCGCGGGCTGCATGCGGAACTGGTCGGCGAGTTCCCCCGCGAGAGCGAGCACCTGAACGATGCGCTCTGCTACTGCGACATGAGCACCACTCCGGACGGCACTCCGACGAACCCCATCGATCGGATCAACGAGATCGCCGGGCGCTACGGGCCGGACAGCCTGATCGGCAAGTTCATCCGCCGGGCCGAACCGGCGATCCTTGACTGCACATGCCGCGTCCTTGAACGAGTCGCCGCCGCAAAGCGTCAGCCGATGTAG
- the traA gene encoding plasmid transfer protein TraA — translation MAANRNASARQVDDFARRQASQPFTNARRGANPQNKGAKFANAGAAAGGFIGAMGGSFVPPINVTVNNNKTAGRAGGRRSHAESLLPAPEFGSPAQVRNYCNTLRAAAVTLSIEVAMGAEILKGVLTAVPDPEGRTFGSRVRARKVSRKMQRSADALRDAAKNAAACYATFQQEFEEEINRVRHRARKPQQPVMNWAQQ, via the coding sequence ATGGCAGCTAATCGCAACGCCTCCGCCCGCCAGGTCGATGACTTCGCCCGGCGACAGGCGAGCCAGCCCTTCACCAACGCCCGGCGCGGTGCGAACCCGCAGAACAAGGGCGCCAAGTTCGCCAACGCGGGCGCCGCCGCCGGCGGATTCATCGGCGCGATGGGCGGCTCCTTCGTCCCCCCGATCAACGTCACCGTCAACAACAACAAGACCGCGGGCCGCGCCGGGGGTCGCCGCTCTCACGCCGAATCCCTCCTGCCTGCCCCGGAATTCGGTTCCCCGGCGCAGGTGCGGAACTACTGCAACACCCTGCGGGCCGCGGCCGTGACGCTCTCGATTGAGGTCGCCATGGGTGCCGAAATCCTCAAGGGCGTGCTGACCGCGGTCCCGGACCCGGAGGGGCGGACGTTCGGCTCCCGGGTGCGGGCTCGGAAGGTCTCCCGCAAGATGCAGCGCTCCGCGGATGCCCTGCGGGATGCCGCGAAGAACGCCGCGGCCTGCTACGCGACCTTTCAGCAGGAGTTCGAGGAAGAGATCAACCGGGTGCGTCACCGCGCCCGCAAGCCGCAACAGCCGGTCATGAACTGGGCTCAGCAGTAA
- a CDS encoding GntR family transcriptional regulator — MSQAASPRGTFLKVADSMKDLIESHPEMTELPSLADVMTEHGVSRGVAIRAYAVLRQEGLAEPVPGERWRIVRSGVRVDQRPLHQRIASIITTDGLREGEAFPSAGALAERFGVSRPTVTKALEKLEAAGVLAGGGQGKVRTIRAVPAREERS; from the coding sequence GTGTCGCAGGCGGCCAGCCCTCGGGGCACCTTCCTGAAGGTTGCCGACTCGATGAAAGACCTGATCGAGTCGCACCCAGAGATGACAGAACTGCCCTCCCTAGCTGACGTCATGACCGAACACGGCGTCTCGCGCGGCGTCGCCATCCGGGCGTACGCCGTGCTGCGACAGGAGGGCTTGGCCGAGCCCGTCCCAGGTGAGCGATGGCGGATCGTGCGATCAGGTGTGCGGGTCGACCAACGTCCGCTTCACCAGCGGATCGCAAGCATCATCACCACTGACGGATTGCGAGAAGGGGAAGCGTTTCCCAGCGCCGGCGCGCTGGCCGAACGGTTCGGTGTCTCACGGCCCACAGTGACCAAGGCGCTGGAGAAACTGGAAGCCGCTGGCGTGCTGGCGGGGGGCGGACAGGGCAAGGTGCGGACGATCCGCGCCGTGCCGGCGCGAGAGGAGCGTTCCTAA
- a CDS encoding alpha-L-rhamnosidase C-terminal domain-containing protein, which yields MAGLRPGDAGYRTFTVRPDARTGMNWARTSIRTVRGPAAVSWTRVDDRLRLSMRVPGHCSDGSAASADRIVVRGVPVPHEEWEFGGDAVARASQDRAQRQTPGRIPDLGFRWSRLRDSNPRPTHYELSDLGPGASVVVGEAG from the coding sequence GTGGCCGGACTGCGCCCCGGAGACGCCGGCTACCGCACCTTCACGGTCCGCCCCGACGCCCGCACGGGCATGAACTGGGCCCGCACCTCGATCCGTACGGTGCGCGGCCCCGCGGCGGTGTCCTGGACCCGCGTCGACGACCGGCTGCGGCTGTCGATGCGGGTCCCGGGTCACTGCTCCGACGGGAGCGCGGCATCTGCGGACCGAATTGTGGTTCGTGGTGTTCCGGTACCGCACGAGGAGTGGGAGTTCGGCGGTGATGCCGTCGCGCGCGCATCCCAGGATCGAGCACAACGACAAACCCCAGGTCGCATTCCCGACCTGGGGTTTCGATGGAGCCGCCTTCGGGATTCGAACCCGAGACCTACGCATTACGAGTTGTCCGATCTTGGTCCGGGGGCGTCCGTAGTTGTAGGCGAAGCTGGCTAA
- a CDS encoding phosphoadenosine phosphosulfate reductase family protein has translation MTSRNKRRQPVGDMFPGMADRITGRPPKAEAELEALTLDEAIARSFGILDRVLAAFPVVTTIGLFSGGNDSVVVNHLFRHRVDAIAHVNTGTGIPETTQHVRDVVAAWGLPLHELHPRNSYRDLVLGKVLSTRGKNIGRQVWKGFPGPAGHSVMYRRLKDEPLQRLRGQIIGRHGRTRNVVYLGGMRWAETDRRFRNAEEVDREGALLWVSPIVHWTNAHMREYRDRHRCTLPHQHTDHMLCTPNALPLNEVTVHLHMSGECLCGAFAKPNELEEIEFFYPHATKPLRELQREAEAAGLTACKWGQRPPGKRTRRPAGRLCGKCEVIEGQADLLAEWRESGLITPSQFDTFTRTDEQRAA, from the coding sequence ATGACCTCCCGCAATAAGCGGCGACAGCCGGTGGGGGACATGTTCCCCGGCATGGCCGACCGCATCACCGGCCGGCCACCGAAGGCGGAGGCTGAGCTGGAGGCTTTGACCTTGGATGAGGCGATCGCCCGCTCCTTCGGCATCCTCGATCGCGTCCTGGCCGCCTTCCCGGTCGTGACCACGATCGGGCTGTTCTCCGGCGGCAACGACTCCGTGGTGGTCAATCACCTCTTCCGGCATCGTGTGGATGCGATCGCGCACGTCAACACCGGGACCGGTATCCCCGAGACCACCCAGCACGTGCGTGACGTGGTTGCCGCCTGGGGTCTGCCCCTGCACGAACTGCACCCGAGGAACTCCTACCGGGATCTCGTGCTTGGCAAGGTCCTGTCCACTCGCGGTAAGAACATCGGCCGCCAGGTGTGGAAGGGCTTCCCCGGCCCGGCTGGACACTCAGTGATGTACCGCAGGCTCAAAGACGAGCCGTTACAGCGCCTGCGGGGGCAGATCATCGGCCGCCACGGGCGTACCCGCAACGTCGTCTACCTCGGTGGCATGCGCTGGGCCGAGACCGACCGGCGCTTTCGCAACGCAGAAGAGGTCGACCGCGAGGGCGCCCTGCTCTGGGTCTCCCCGATCGTGCACTGGACCAACGCCCACATGCGCGAATACCGCGATCGCCACCGCTGCACCCTCCCCCACCAGCACACCGACCACATGCTGTGCACCCCGAACGCCCTTCCGCTCAACGAGGTCACCGTGCACCTGCACATGTCCGGGGAGTGCCTATGCGGCGCGTTCGCCAAGCCCAATGAGCTCGAAGAGATCGAGTTCTTCTACCCCCACGCCACCAAGCCCCTGCGGGAGTTGCAGCGCGAGGCCGAAGCCGCGGGCCTGACCGCGTGCAAGTGGGGCCAGCGACCGCCCGGCAAGCGCACCCGTCGCCCGGCCGGGCGGTTGTGCGGCAAGTGCGAGGTCATCGAGGGGCAAGCCGATCTGCTCGCCGAATGGCGCGAGTCCGGCCTGATCACCCCCAGCCAGTTCGACACCTTCACCCGCACCGACGAACAGCGCGCCGCCTGA
- a CDS encoding ParB/Srx family N-terminal domain-containing protein, with product MRTAFLNDRQIRPTDFHRWSHARRQFARPGKDRAKVEELKASIPEHGLLTPIILGVSDRYPDVYVCDGHHRAVALLELHVAWFPFHWYWIKASGVRMEREPFPYDLLALNSGAPSALL from the coding sequence ATGAGGACCGCATTCCTCAACGACCGGCAGATACGCCCCACCGACTTCCACCGATGGAGCCATGCGCGCCGGCAGTTCGCCCGGCCCGGCAAGGACCGGGCCAAGGTGGAAGAGCTCAAGGCGTCCATCCCCGAGCACGGCCTGCTGACGCCGATCATCTTGGGGGTCAGTGACCGGTACCCGGACGTGTACGTGTGCGACGGGCACCACCGGGCCGTGGCCCTACTCGAGCTGCACGTGGCCTGGTTCCCGTTCCACTGGTACTGGATCAAGGCATCCGGCGTCCGGATGGAACGCGAGCCCTTCCCCTACGACCTGCTCGCCCTGAACAGCGGCGCACCCTCCGCGCTTCTGTGA
- a CDS encoding DUF2637 domain-containing protein, producing the protein MNAVQIRSAERALSIGTWLIVAGAMLYSILTVTPLAAAHTPDKWKWTAPILPLVVDAAVVIVVRLDAVLARLGGHGGKWPIVLRWMTGCMTLALNVADSALHNDLVGVAVHAVAPLLLIVTAETGLAYRRAIAAAMTDLEARQQAQREARERAIAERRETAARLAREEREHAAMLAREQREHEARLIREQAEREERARREERAQAAAREQAEREARERAEREREQQARDRERREREAAERAERERAARTERERRERADRQARAERERAALLAAGPAVEKLPEEQARAMVQAAFEAELSVRSAAELCGWSVGWVSTRYQEFRDAGHPARDHEPVEVAA; encoded by the coding sequence GTGAACGCTGTTCAGATCCGTTCAGCCGAACGGGCCCTGTCCATCGGCACGTGGCTGATCGTGGCGGGCGCGATGCTGTATTCGATCCTCACCGTCACCCCCCTCGCCGCCGCCCACACCCCCGACAAGTGGAAGTGGACCGCGCCGATCCTGCCGCTGGTGGTGGATGCCGCGGTGGTCATCGTGGTCCGCCTTGATGCGGTGCTGGCCCGGCTCGGAGGACACGGCGGTAAGTGGCCGATCGTGCTGCGCTGGATGACCGGCTGCATGACCCTCGCCCTCAACGTCGCCGACTCCGCGCTGCACAACGACCTGGTCGGCGTGGCCGTGCACGCGGTCGCCCCGCTCCTGCTCATCGTCACAGCGGAGACAGGGCTCGCCTACCGGCGCGCGATCGCCGCCGCCATGACCGACCTTGAGGCGCGGCAGCAGGCGCAGCGTGAGGCCCGCGAGCGGGCGATTGCTGAGCGGCGGGAGACGGCCGCGCGGTTGGCCCGTGAGGAGCGCGAGCACGCGGCCATGTTGGCGCGTGAACAGCGTGAACACGAAGCCCGCCTGATCCGCGAGCAAGCTGAGCGCGAGGAACGGGCCCGCCGCGAGGAACGCGCGCAGGCCGCGGCCCGCGAGCAGGCTGAGCGGGAGGCTCGTGAACGCGCTGAGCGCGAGCGTGAACAGCAGGCCCGGGATCGTGAACGCCGTGAACGGGAGGCCGCTGAGCGTGCCGAGCGGGAGCGGGCCGCGCGGACGGAGCGTGAACGCCGTGAACGGGCGGATCGTCAGGCCCGTGCCGAGCGTGAACGCGCCGCCCTGCTGGCCGCCGGGCCCGCTGTGGAGAAGCTCCCCGAGGAGCAGGCGCGGGCGATGGTGCAGGCCGCGTTCGAAGCTGAGCTTTCGGTGCGGTCCGCTGCCGAGCTGTGCGGCTGGTCCGTGGGATGGGTGTCCACCCGCTACCAGGAGTTCCGCGACGCCGGCCACCCCGCCCGGGACCACGAGCCGGTTGAGGTGGCGGCATGA
- a CDS encoding DUF6284 family protein, whose product MDHIVTVQGAVTAFADFMEPTDAELDAIDREMPVILADIDLLDAHIATLDRTPTDLDERRIRRARRRALAARVELINHTVTASGVGA is encoded by the coding sequence ATGGACCACATCGTCACTGTTCAGGGAGCTGTTACCGCGTTCGCCGACTTCATGGAGCCGACGGATGCGGAGCTGGACGCGATCGACCGCGAGATGCCCGTCATCCTCGCGGACATCGACCTGCTCGACGCGCACATCGCCACGCTCGACCGCACGCCGACCGATCTGGACGAGCGGCGTATCCGCCGGGCCCGCCGGCGGGCGCTGGCCGCGCGAGTGGAGCTGATCAACCACACGGTCACCGCCTCGGGGGTCGGGGCGTGA
- a CDS encoding helix-turn-helix transcriptional regulator: protein MSNERLRSALLARGMTIQDLAEQIGVIPKTVERWVTQGKVPYRRHQYATAAALGVDVTMLWDDPRTQESAADLSKAEIVTVYPHRHVVPTDLWREMCERAKECIDILVYAGIGLAEDPRFLSVLEAKSKSVAIRVLMGDPACEAVIQRGIDEGHRIMDGKIRNALVNYSPLFISHPDIAFRLHDTVLYNSIYRVDDEMLVNTHVYGIGAYMAPVLHLRRLPGAGLFDTFANSVQQTWEGARPVTEHDITGA, encoded by the coding sequence ATGTCCAACGAACGGTTAAGGTCTGCTCTGTTGGCACGCGGCATGACGATCCAGGATCTTGCGGAGCAGATCGGCGTGATCCCTAAGACCGTCGAGCGCTGGGTCACCCAGGGGAAGGTGCCGTACCGGCGCCACCAGTACGCAACAGCAGCAGCACTCGGTGTTGACGTGACGATGCTGTGGGACGACCCCCGGACGCAGGAGTCCGCCGCCGACCTGAGCAAAGCGGAGATCGTGACGGTCTACCCGCATCGCCACGTTGTACCGACGGACTTGTGGCGGGAGATGTGCGAGCGTGCCAAGGAGTGCATCGACATCCTGGTCTACGCAGGCATCGGCCTTGCAGAAGACCCACGCTTCCTCTCGGTCCTCGAAGCGAAATCGAAGAGCGTCGCGATTCGCGTCCTGATGGGCGACCCCGCGTGTGAGGCCGTCATCCAGCGCGGCATTGACGAAGGCCACCGCATCATGGACGGCAAGATCCGCAACGCCCTGGTCAACTACAGCCCTCTGTTCATCAGCCACCCCGATATCGCGTTCCGCCTGCACGACACCGTGCTCTACAACTCGATCTACCGTGTGGATGACGAGATGCTCGTCAACACGCATGTGTACGGCATCGGTGCCTACATGGCGCCGGTCCTACACCTACGGCGGCTCCCCGGTGCCGGGCTCTTCGACACCTTCGCCAATAGCGTGCAGCAGACCTGGGAAGGCGCAAGGCCAGTGACCGAACACGACATCACGGGAGCATGA